A DNA window from Vanacampus margaritifer isolate UIUO_Vmar chromosome 19, RoL_Vmar_1.0, whole genome shotgun sequence contains the following coding sequences:
- the LOC144039010 gene encoding clathrin coat assembly protein AP180-like isoform X4, whose product MSGQTLTDRIAAAQYQLTGSDMARAVCKATTHEVMAPKKKHLEYLVSATNTTNVNIPQMADTLFERATNASWVVVFKALVTTHHMCVHGNERFIQYLASRTSLFNLSNFIDKTGSNGYDMSTFIRRYGRYLNEKAFAYRQMAFDFTRVKKGAEGVMRTMTTEKLLKGMPVLQTQIDTLLEFDVHPKELNNGIINAAFLLLFKDLVKLFASYNDGIINMLEKYFKMKKSDCKEALEIYKRFLTRVTKIGEFMKLAETVGVEKNDIPDINYAPSSILESLETHMNGLEDVKGGKKGSPTKGSPTNNASPTSTPAKSSNAVPTLQPPPGETAAAAAPAAPEPAEDSLLDLDPLSSSGPPAASAGTTSWGDLLGSEMGDSMLAEPTLAAEAAAPSPAAAATAASTTPAPTAPEAGVALAPPTSTAAATSPGATNMDLLGDAFATPAAPGATEASAAAAEGGAAATPVVTVAGAATGAADLFDSSAIPPIRSSAPPPKTDSSNIMSLFCESSGGGGDAPAAAAAPGAELISAFDGLGDVMKPTLTPQAGDVDTSMANMASNLTMGSPAAPQPGAPGVGAPMMPLVRPGFPATGAPMSPGMTQSPRKPPPPRNALDDLNIKDFM is encoded by the exons ATGTCGGGCCAGACACTTACGGACCGCATCGCTGCGGCCCAGTACCAGCTGACGGGTTCGGACATGGCCAGGGCCGTGTGCAAGGCCACCACGCACGAAGTGATGGCGCCCAAGAAGAAGCACCTGGAGT ACCTGGTGTCGGCCACCAACACCACCAACGTGAACATCCCCCAAATGGCCGACACGCTTTTCGAGCGGGCCACCAACGCCAGCTGGGTGGTGGTCTTCAAGGCCCTCGTCACCACCCACCACATGTGCGTGCACGGGAATGAG AGGTTCATCCAGTATTTGGCCTCCAGGACTTCGCTGTTCAACCTCAGCAACTTCATCGACAAAACTGGCTCTAATG GCTACGACATGTCTACGTTCATCAGACGGTACGGCCGCTACCTGAACGAGAAAGCCTTCGCCTACCGCCAGATGGCTTTCGACTTCACCCGAGTCAAGAAAGG GGCCGAGGGCGTGATGAGGACCATGACCACAGAGAAGCTCTTGAAGGGCATGCCGGTCCTGCAGACTCAGATCGACACACTTCTGGAGTTTGAC GTTCATCCCAAGGAGCTCAACAACGGCATCATCAACGCCGCTTTCTTGCTGCTCTTCAAGGACTTGGTCAAGCTCTTTGCATCCTACAATGATGGCATCATCAACATGTTAG AGAAATATTTCAAGATGAAGAAGAGCGACTGTAAGGAAGCGTTGGAGATCTACAAGAGGTTCCTGACTCGGGTGACAAAGATCGGGGAGTTCATGAAGCTGGCGGAG ACCGTCGgagttgaaaaaaatgacatccctGACATCAACTAC GCCCCCAGCAGTATTCTGGAGTCTCTGGAAACACACATGAATGGCCTGGAGGACGTAAAGGGCGGCAAGAAGGG GTCTCCGACTAAG GGTTCTCCCACAAACAACGCGTCTCCGACTTCCACTCCGGCCAAATCCTCAAACGCCGTCCCTACGCTGCAGCCTCCGCCTGGAgaaaccgccgccgccgccgctccggCAGCACCCGAGCCAGCGGAAGA TTCCTTGTTGGACCTGGATCCTCTGTCCTCCTCTGGCCCACCAGCAGCATCCGCCGGCACCACATCCTGGGGAG ATCTTCTCGGATCAG AAATGGGCGATTCCATGCTAGCCGAGCCCACCTTGGCAGCGGAGGCCGCCGCCCCCTCccctgccgccgccgccaccgccgcctctACCACGCCCGCCCCTACGGCACCAGAAGCTGGAGTCGCTCTAGCTCCTCCCACTAGCACAGCGGCCGCCACCTCCCCTGGCGCCACCAATATGGATCTGTTAGGAG ATGCTTTCGCCACACCCGCCGCCCCCGGTGCCACCGAGGCCTCTGCCGCGGCAGCTGAAGGCGGAGCCGCCGCAACGCCTGTTGTCACAGTCGCCGGAGCTGCAACCGGAGCTG CGGATTTGTTCGACTCCTCAGCCATCCCACCCATCCGTTCATCCGCACCCCCACCCAAAACTGACAGCAGCAACATCATGAGCCTATTTTGTG AGTCctctggaggaggaggagacgccccagcagccgccgccgcccccgGAGCAGAACTTATCTCAG CATTTGATGGCTTAGGGGACGTAATGAAGCCCACCCTGACCCCCCAGGCGGGCGATGTTGACACCTCCATGGCTAACATGGCGAGTA ATCTGACGATGGGATCCCCAGCAGCCCCTCAG CCTGGGGCACCGGGTGTCGGAGCTCCCATGATGCCTTTGGTTAGGCCGGGCTTCCCTGCCACCGGCGCCCCG ATGTCTCCTGGAATGACCCAGAGCCCCAGAAAACCTCCCCCACCCAGGAACGCTCTGGATGACCTTAACATTAAGGACTTCATGTAG
- the LOC144039010 gene encoding clathrin coat assembly protein AP180-like isoform X3, with product MSGQTLTDRIAAAQYQLTGSDMARAVCKATTHEVMAPKKKHLEYLVSATNTTNVNIPQMADTLFERATNASWVVVFKALVTTHHMCVHGNERFIQYLASRTSLFNLSNFIDKTGSNGYDMSTFIRRYGRYLNEKAFAYRQMAFDFTRVKKGAEGVMRTMTTEKLLKGMPVLQTQIDTLLEFDVHPKELNNGIINAAFLLLFKDLVKLFASYNDGIINMLEKYFKMKKSDCKEALEIYKRFLTRVTKIGEFMKLAETVGVEKNDIPDINYAPSSILESLETHMNGLEDVKGGKKGSPTKGSPTNNASPTSTPAKSSNAVPTLQPPPGETAAAAAPAAPEPAEDSLLDLDPLSSSGPPAASAGTTSWGDLLGSEMGDSMLAEPTLAAEAAAPSPAAAATAASTTPAPTAPEAGVALAPPTSTAAATSPGATNMDLLGDAFATPAAPGATEASAAAAEGGAAATPVVTVAGAATGAADLFDSSAIPPIRSSAPPPKTDSSNIMSLFCESSGGGGDAPAAAAAPGAELISAFDGLGDVMKPTLTPQAGDVDTSMANMASNLTMGSPAAPQVAPPSWGAPMPGAPGVGAPMMPLVRPGFPATGAPMSPGMTQSPRKPPPPRNALDDLNIKDFM from the exons ATGTCGGGCCAGACACTTACGGACCGCATCGCTGCGGCCCAGTACCAGCTGACGGGTTCGGACATGGCCAGGGCCGTGTGCAAGGCCACCACGCACGAAGTGATGGCGCCCAAGAAGAAGCACCTGGAGT ACCTGGTGTCGGCCACCAACACCACCAACGTGAACATCCCCCAAATGGCCGACACGCTTTTCGAGCGGGCCACCAACGCCAGCTGGGTGGTGGTCTTCAAGGCCCTCGTCACCACCCACCACATGTGCGTGCACGGGAATGAG AGGTTCATCCAGTATTTGGCCTCCAGGACTTCGCTGTTCAACCTCAGCAACTTCATCGACAAAACTGGCTCTAATG GCTACGACATGTCTACGTTCATCAGACGGTACGGCCGCTACCTGAACGAGAAAGCCTTCGCCTACCGCCAGATGGCTTTCGACTTCACCCGAGTCAAGAAAGG GGCCGAGGGCGTGATGAGGACCATGACCACAGAGAAGCTCTTGAAGGGCATGCCGGTCCTGCAGACTCAGATCGACACACTTCTGGAGTTTGAC GTTCATCCCAAGGAGCTCAACAACGGCATCATCAACGCCGCTTTCTTGCTGCTCTTCAAGGACTTGGTCAAGCTCTTTGCATCCTACAATGATGGCATCATCAACATGTTAG AGAAATATTTCAAGATGAAGAAGAGCGACTGTAAGGAAGCGTTGGAGATCTACAAGAGGTTCCTGACTCGGGTGACAAAGATCGGGGAGTTCATGAAGCTGGCGGAG ACCGTCGgagttgaaaaaaatgacatccctGACATCAACTAC GCCCCCAGCAGTATTCTGGAGTCTCTGGAAACACACATGAATGGCCTGGAGGACGTAAAGGGCGGCAAGAAGGG GTCTCCGACTAAG GGTTCTCCCACAAACAACGCGTCTCCGACTTCCACTCCGGCCAAATCCTCAAACGCCGTCCCTACGCTGCAGCCTCCGCCTGGAgaaaccgccgccgccgccgctccggCAGCACCCGAGCCAGCGGAAGA TTCCTTGTTGGACCTGGATCCTCTGTCCTCCTCTGGCCCACCAGCAGCATCCGCCGGCACCACATCCTGGGGAG ATCTTCTCGGATCAG AAATGGGCGATTCCATGCTAGCCGAGCCCACCTTGGCAGCGGAGGCCGCCGCCCCCTCccctgccgccgccgccaccgccgcctctACCACGCCCGCCCCTACGGCACCAGAAGCTGGAGTCGCTCTAGCTCCTCCCACTAGCACAGCGGCCGCCACCTCCCCTGGCGCCACCAATATGGATCTGTTAGGAG ATGCTTTCGCCACACCCGCCGCCCCCGGTGCCACCGAGGCCTCTGCCGCGGCAGCTGAAGGCGGAGCCGCCGCAACGCCTGTTGTCACAGTCGCCGGAGCTGCAACCGGAGCTG CGGATTTGTTCGACTCCTCAGCCATCCCACCCATCCGTTCATCCGCACCCCCACCCAAAACTGACAGCAGCAACATCATGAGCCTATTTTGTG AGTCctctggaggaggaggagacgccccagcagccgccgccgcccccgGAGCAGAACTTATCTCAG CATTTGATGGCTTAGGGGACGTAATGAAGCCCACCCTGACCCCCCAGGCGGGCGATGTTGACACCTCCATGGCTAACATGGCGAGTA ATCTGACGATGGGATCCCCAGCAGCCCCTCAGGTAGCTCCCCCCAGCTGGGGTGCCCCCATG CCTGGGGCACCGGGTGTCGGAGCTCCCATGATGCCTTTGGTTAGGCCGGGCTTCCCTGCCACCGGCGCCCCG ATGTCTCCTGGAATGACCCAGAGCCCCAGAAAACCTCCCCCACCCAGGAACGCTCTGGATGACCTTAACATTAAGGACTTCATGTAG
- the LOC144039010 gene encoding clathrin coat assembly protein AP180-like isoform X6 — protein sequence MSGQTLTDRIAAAQYQLTGSDMARAVCKATTHEVMAPKKKHLEYLVSATNTTNVNIPQMADTLFERATNASWVVVFKALVTTHHMCVHGNERFIQYLASRTSLFNLSNFIDKTGSNGYDMSTFIRRYGRYLNEKAFAYRQMAFDFTRVKKGAEGVMRTMTTEKLLKGMPVLQTQIDTLLEFDVHPKELNNGIINAAFLLLFKDLVKLFASYNDGIINMLEKYFKMKKSDCKEALEIYKRFLTRVTKIGEFMKLAETVGVEKNDIPDINYAPSSILESLETHMNGLEDVKGGKKGSPTKGSPTNNASPTSTPAKSSNAVPTLQPPPGETAAAAAPAAPEPAEDSLLDLDPLSSSGPPAASAGTTSWGDLLGSEMGDSMLAEPTLAAEAAAPSPAAAATAASTTPAPTAPEAGVALAPPTSTAAATSPGATNMDLLGDAFATPAAPGATEASAAAAEGGAAATPVVTVAGAATGAADLFDSSAIPPIRSSAPPPKTDSSNIMSLFCESSGGGGDAPAAAAAPGAELISGDVMKPTLTPQAGDVDTSMANMASNLTMGSPAAPQPGAPGVGAPMMPLVRPGFPATGAPMSPGMTQSPRKPPPPRNALDDLNIKDFM from the exons ATGTCGGGCCAGACACTTACGGACCGCATCGCTGCGGCCCAGTACCAGCTGACGGGTTCGGACATGGCCAGGGCCGTGTGCAAGGCCACCACGCACGAAGTGATGGCGCCCAAGAAGAAGCACCTGGAGT ACCTGGTGTCGGCCACCAACACCACCAACGTGAACATCCCCCAAATGGCCGACACGCTTTTCGAGCGGGCCACCAACGCCAGCTGGGTGGTGGTCTTCAAGGCCCTCGTCACCACCCACCACATGTGCGTGCACGGGAATGAG AGGTTCATCCAGTATTTGGCCTCCAGGACTTCGCTGTTCAACCTCAGCAACTTCATCGACAAAACTGGCTCTAATG GCTACGACATGTCTACGTTCATCAGACGGTACGGCCGCTACCTGAACGAGAAAGCCTTCGCCTACCGCCAGATGGCTTTCGACTTCACCCGAGTCAAGAAAGG GGCCGAGGGCGTGATGAGGACCATGACCACAGAGAAGCTCTTGAAGGGCATGCCGGTCCTGCAGACTCAGATCGACACACTTCTGGAGTTTGAC GTTCATCCCAAGGAGCTCAACAACGGCATCATCAACGCCGCTTTCTTGCTGCTCTTCAAGGACTTGGTCAAGCTCTTTGCATCCTACAATGATGGCATCATCAACATGTTAG AGAAATATTTCAAGATGAAGAAGAGCGACTGTAAGGAAGCGTTGGAGATCTACAAGAGGTTCCTGACTCGGGTGACAAAGATCGGGGAGTTCATGAAGCTGGCGGAG ACCGTCGgagttgaaaaaaatgacatccctGACATCAACTAC GCCCCCAGCAGTATTCTGGAGTCTCTGGAAACACACATGAATGGCCTGGAGGACGTAAAGGGCGGCAAGAAGGG GTCTCCGACTAAG GGTTCTCCCACAAACAACGCGTCTCCGACTTCCACTCCGGCCAAATCCTCAAACGCCGTCCCTACGCTGCAGCCTCCGCCTGGAgaaaccgccgccgccgccgctccggCAGCACCCGAGCCAGCGGAAGA TTCCTTGTTGGACCTGGATCCTCTGTCCTCCTCTGGCCCACCAGCAGCATCCGCCGGCACCACATCCTGGGGAG ATCTTCTCGGATCAG AAATGGGCGATTCCATGCTAGCCGAGCCCACCTTGGCAGCGGAGGCCGCCGCCCCCTCccctgccgccgccgccaccgccgcctctACCACGCCCGCCCCTACGGCACCAGAAGCTGGAGTCGCTCTAGCTCCTCCCACTAGCACAGCGGCCGCCACCTCCCCTGGCGCCACCAATATGGATCTGTTAGGAG ATGCTTTCGCCACACCCGCCGCCCCCGGTGCCACCGAGGCCTCTGCCGCGGCAGCTGAAGGCGGAGCCGCCGCAACGCCTGTTGTCACAGTCGCCGGAGCTGCAACCGGAGCTG CGGATTTGTTCGACTCCTCAGCCATCCCACCCATCCGTTCATCCGCACCCCCACCCAAAACTGACAGCAGCAACATCATGAGCCTATTTTGTG AGTCctctggaggaggaggagacgccccagcagccgccgccgcccccgGAGCAGAACTTATCTCAG GGGACGTAATGAAGCCCACCCTGACCCCCCAGGCGGGCGATGTTGACACCTCCATGGCTAACATGGCGAGTA ATCTGACGATGGGATCCCCAGCAGCCCCTCAG CCTGGGGCACCGGGTGTCGGAGCTCCCATGATGCCTTTGGTTAGGCCGGGCTTCCCTGCCACCGGCGCCCCG ATGTCTCCTGGAATGACCCAGAGCCCCAGAAAACCTCCCCCACCCAGGAACGCTCTGGATGACCTTAACATTAAGGACTTCATGTAG